One window from the genome of Dermacentor silvarum isolate Dsil-2018 chromosome 5, BIME_Dsil_1.4, whole genome shotgun sequence encodes:
- the LOC119453262 gene encoding translation initiation factor eIF-2B subunit gamma yields the protein MIDFQAVVMAAGRGSRLTELLTADCFKYQLPVANLPMIYYPLRALKNAGFSEAIVVLPSSARARIDDSLADRVGLRLDYEFVAASAGEEDLGTLQSLRQIVAKGKIKKDVFVVGCDLVTDFDFTHVANLHRVRNATMTALLAPTSQSLRESPVPGTRGKPKLERDLVGIEPGTQRLVLFNAEADFEETVTVRRKVLKEHPVIDVRSDLVDAHVYLLNKWLLPYLLKDDGITTIKGELVPLLTRYQFKNCAEVTETDIFRYAPLSGSDLLGVDLGDEFNLGDTGTQKNPIRCYAYVAEGAFLVRTNTVAGYMEANRQAHQLSKEIFPHVASGRFDNIVADKVEFGEKSSVRHCVLGQNCRIGAQAKVSDSVLLDGVMVGDGVSIQGCIVCGVQDIGSGAVLKNCIVAHKKNVASDAKHANEVLGTFVEI from the exons ATGATCGACTTCCAAGCCGTAGTTATGGCCGCCGGTCGTGGTTCTCGGCTCACCGAGCTCTTGACCGCGGACTGCTTCAAGTACCAGCTGCCCGTCGCAAACTTGCCCATGATCTACTACCCACTGCGGGCGCTCAAAAACGCCGGCTTCTCCGAGGCCATCGTCGTCTTGCCGTCGTCCGCACGGGCTCGAATCGACGATTCGCTGGCGGATCGCGTTGGGCTTCGACTCGACTACGAGTTCGTCGCCGCTTCCGCCGGCGAAGAGGACCTGGGCACTTTGCAGAGCCTGCGCCAGATCGTCGCCAAGGGCAAGATCAAGAAGGACGTGTTCGTCGTCGGCTGCGACTTGGTGACCGACTTCGATTTCACGCACGTCGCCAACCTGCATCGCGTCCGTAACGCGACCATGACCGCTCTGCTCGCGCCCACGTCGCAGTCGCTTCGAGAGTCGCCGGTGCCGGGAACCCGCGGCAAACCGAAACTCGAGCGCGACTTGGTGGGTATCGAACCCGGCACCCAGAGGCTCGTGCTGTTCAACGCGGAGGCCGACTTCGAGGAGACCGTCACCGTGCGACGGAAGGTACTCAAAGAACATCCCGTCATTGACGTGCGGTCGGACTTGGTCGACGCTCACGTTTACCTTTTGAACAAGTGGCTTCTCCCGTACCTGCTCAAGGACGACGGCATTACGACTATCAAAGGCGAGCTCGTGCCGTTGTTGACGAGGTATCAGTTTAAGAACTGCGCCGAAGTC ACGGAAACTGACATATTCAG GTATGCTCCACTCAGCGGAAGTGATCTTCTTGGTGTGGATCTCGGAGACGAGTTTAACTTGGGTGACACGGGCACCCAAAAGAATCCTATACGCTGCTACGCCTATGTCGCTGAAGGAGCATTTTTAGTTCGAACAAACACTGTCGCTGGATATATGGAGGCAAATCGACAG GCTCATCAGCTGAGCAAGGAAATCTTCCCACACGTTGCCTCTGGCCGTTTCGACAACATTGTCGCTGACAAAGTTGAGTTTGGTGAGAAATCGTCCGTCCGCCACTGTGTTCTCGGCCAGAACTGTCGGATTGGAGCCCAGGCCAAGGTGTCAGACTCTGTGCTTCTGGACGGTGTAATGGTTGGTGACGGCGTGAGCATACAGGGTTGCATCGTCTGCGGGGTGCAAGACATTGGCTCTGGCGCAGTGCTCAAAAACTGCATAGTGGCCCACAAGAAGAATGTCGCTTCTGACGCCAAGCATGCCAACGAAGTCCTTGGAACCTTCGTGGAGATTTAG